A genomic segment from Dechloromonas denitrificans encodes:
- a CDS encoding DUF3301 domain-containing protein: MGAVYFAAMPIYETIFLLLAGSGIWLWLDTLKAREIGIQAAQRACAEEGLQFLDETVVGQRASLARDDAGQLRLRRVYLFEYSDTGDNRRSGSVTLLGHDVEILHVRPNLYVVPKAPETHENFH; the protein is encoded by the coding sequence ATGGGCGCAGTATACTTCGCCGCCATGCCTATTTACGAAACCATTTTCCTGTTGCTCGCCGGATCCGGCATCTGGCTCTGGCTGGATACCCTGAAAGCCCGCGAGATCGGCATTCAGGCGGCCCAGCGCGCTTGTGCCGAAGAGGGCCTGCAATTCCTCGATGAAACCGTCGTCGGCCAGCGCGCCAGCCTGGCCCGCGATGATGCCGGCCAGCTCAGGCTGCGCCGCGTCTACCTTTTTGAATACAGCGACACGGGTGACAACCGGCGTTCGGGTAGCGTTACGCTGCTCGGCCACGATGTCGAAATCCTGCATGTTCGCCCCAACCTTTACGTTGTGCCCAAGGCACCGGAGACGCATGAAAACTTCCATTGA
- a CDS encoding D-hexose-6-phosphate mutarotase — MKTSIETIQFHGIDAVRLNGPQGTTVTVSLLGGQVLSWVTQDGRERIFLSERAVFDGSVAIRGGIPVCFPQFSNLGDLPKHGFLRTKAWKLNDQRHADDFALVTLEISDDEETRALWPHPFRAEITIMLEADRIDLEFCVENTGGEAFEFTGALHTYLRMTQVEDVALEGLYGHDYRDAANGDVVIRETGTELRVDRETDRVYHNVKRPQLLQAANLSLAIQSQGYPDVVVWNPWVDQCAKLKDMAPDGWRHMLCVEAAIARKPVSLPAGEEWYGRQTLVVV, encoded by the coding sequence ATGAAAACTTCCATTGAAACCATCCAGTTCCACGGCATCGACGCCGTTCGCCTGAACGGCCCGCAAGGCACTACCGTGACGGTCAGCCTGCTTGGCGGCCAGGTGCTGTCGTGGGTGACGCAGGATGGCCGCGAGCGCATCTTTCTCTCCGAGCGTGCCGTGTTTGACGGCAGCGTGGCGATTCGCGGCGGCATTCCTGTCTGCTTCCCGCAGTTTTCCAATCTGGGTGACTTGCCCAAGCATGGCTTTCTACGCACCAAGGCCTGGAAACTGAACGATCAGCGTCATGCCGACGATTTCGCGCTGGTCACGCTGGAGATTTCCGACGACGAAGAAACCCGCGCCCTCTGGCCGCACCCCTTCCGCGCCGAGATCACCATCATGCTCGAGGCCGATCGTATCGATCTGGAATTCTGTGTCGAAAACACCGGCGGCGAGGCATTCGAGTTCACCGGCGCACTGCACACCTACCTGCGCATGACCCAGGTTGAAGACGTTGCGCTCGAAGGCCTCTATGGCCATGACTATCGCGATGCGGCAAATGGCGACGTCGTGATTCGTGAAACCGGCACGGAATTGCGCGTCGACCGCGAAACCGACCGCGTTTACCACAACGTCAAGCGCCCGCAACTGCTCCAGGCGGCCAACCTCAGTCTGGCCATCCAGAGCCAGGGCTATCCGGATGTGGTGGTCTGGAACCCGTGGGTCGATCAGTGCGCCAAGCTCAAGGACATGGCGCCGGATGGCTGGCGCCACATGCTCTGCGTCGAAGCGGCGATTGCCCGCAAGCCGGTCAGCCTGCCGGCCGGCGAAGAATGGTACGGCCGCCAGACGCTGGTCGTGGTTTGA
- a CDS encoding dicarboxylate/amino acid:cation symporter: protein MPRISLNAQILTGCLCGIAWGLWLTTQGQAPLVGQTLYGAKMVGNLFLDLLRMVLVPLVFSSIVVGVANLRAHQQMHRVWTTTLGFFALSMALAIVLGLAAAEIFRPGEGLQLAMFADATRDYQARQMPLPDYIAQFLRGLFQNPFKALAQGDILAVVIIALFLGIALVIGGERYKNIRLVIQELQELCLLIVGWIMRLAPLGIAALLLQLVATQNSALLGSLIHFISVVIGTTLFHGIVVLPLLLWLVTRMSPLRFWHGSRDALVTAFATSSSAATLPITLRCTEQHLHVKKDIANFVVPLGATVNMDGTALYEAAAALFVARLAGIELDLAHQLIIFFVAMLGAIGAPGIPSVGMLSMVLVLESVGLPTAAIAILLPIDRILDTVRTAVNVEGDMVGSLIVQKLTDKPTTVNA from the coding sequence ATGCCCCGAATTTCGCTCAATGCTCAAATCCTGACCGGCTGCCTGTGCGGCATCGCCTGGGGATTGTGGCTAACGACGCAAGGCCAGGCGCCGCTCGTCGGGCAAACCTTGTATGGCGCCAAAATGGTCGGCAATCTGTTTCTCGATCTGCTGCGCATGGTGCTGGTGCCGCTGGTGTTTTCGTCGATTGTTGTCGGGGTGGCCAATTTGCGTGCCCACCAGCAAATGCATCGCGTATGGACGACGACTCTGGGCTTTTTTGCGCTGTCGATGGCGCTGGCCATCGTCCTTGGCCTGGCTGCCGCCGAAATTTTTCGCCCTGGCGAAGGCCTGCAACTGGCCATGTTCGCCGACGCAACGCGGGATTACCAGGCGCGCCAGATGCCCCTGCCCGACTACATCGCCCAGTTTCTCCGCGGCCTGTTCCAGAATCCGTTCAAGGCACTGGCCCAGGGCGACATTCTGGCGGTCGTGATCATCGCGCTGTTTCTCGGCATCGCATTGGTCATCGGCGGCGAGCGCTACAAAAACATTCGCCTCGTCATCCAGGAACTGCAGGAACTTTGCCTGTTGATCGTCGGCTGGATCATGCGCCTGGCGCCGCTCGGCATCGCTGCACTACTGCTCCAACTGGTCGCGACGCAGAACAGCGCCTTGCTCGGCAGCCTGATCCATTTCATCAGCGTGGTGATCGGCACCACGCTGTTTCACGGGATTGTCGTGCTGCCGCTGCTTCTCTGGCTGGTCACCCGGATGTCGCCGCTGCGTTTCTGGCACGGCTCGCGAGATGCCCTGGTGACCGCCTTTGCAACCAGTTCGAGCGCCGCCACACTGCCGATCACGCTGCGCTGCACCGAGCAGCACCTGCATGTCAAAAAAGACATCGCCAATTTTGTCGTTCCACTCGGTGCCACGGTCAACATGGATGGCACGGCACTTTACGAAGCCGCCGCCGCGCTTTTCGTTGCCCGGCTGGCCGGCATCGAACTCGACCTGGCGCACCAGCTGATCATCTTTTTCGTCGCCATGCTGGGCGCCATCGGGGCGCCGGGCATTCCCAGCGTCGGCATGCTGAGCATGGTGCTGGTGCTCGAATCAGTCGGCCTGCCAACCGCCGCCATCGCCATCCTGCTGCCGATCGACCGCATCCTCGATACCGTACGCACGGCGGTCAATGTCGAAGGCGACATGGTCGGCAGCCTGATCGTGCAAAAACTGACGGACAAGCCGACAACCGTAAACGCCTAG
- a CDS encoding 23S rRNA (adenine(2030)-N(6))-methyltransferase RlmJ — MLSYRHAFHAGNHADVLKHLILLQIAEYMGEKPAPFWIIDTHAGAGRYTLESAHATKLAEFRDGVGRLWDKKGLPPAAVDYLEFVKMLNPDGQLRHYPGSPWLASQMLRESDRLRLFELHSTDIKLLQECFKTGGRKISVTAGDGFAGLKAQLPPPSRRALVLIDPSYETREDYQAVVKAMQDSLKRFPTGTYAIWYPMLSKLDARQLPGKLKNLGAKNWLHATLEVKAAARDGFGMNGSGMFIINPPWTLERKLHETLPKLTELMAQGEGAKYTLESQTD, encoded by the coding sequence ATGCTCAGTTACCGCCACGCCTTTCACGCCGGCAACCACGCCGACGTACTCAAACACCTGATCCTGCTGCAGATCGCCGAATACATGGGCGAGAAACCAGCACCTTTCTGGATTATCGACACCCACGCCGGCGCCGGCCGCTACACGCTGGAGTCGGCCCACGCCACCAAGCTCGCCGAATTCCGCGACGGCGTCGGCCGCCTGTGGGATAAAAAGGGATTGCCGCCTGCTGCGGTCGACTACCTAGAATTCGTCAAAATGCTCAATCCGGACGGCCAGTTGCGCCACTACCCGGGTTCGCCCTGGCTGGCCAGCCAGATGCTGCGCGAAAGCGACCGCCTGCGCCTGTTCGAACTGCACAGCACCGATATCAAGCTGCTTCAGGAATGCTTCAAGACCGGTGGCCGCAAGATCAGCGTCACGGCCGGCGACGGCTTTGCCGGCCTCAAGGCCCAGTTGCCGCCACCCTCACGTCGCGCCCTGGTCCTGATCGACCCGTCCTACGAAACCCGCGAAGACTACCAGGCCGTGGTCAAGGCCATGCAGGACAGCCTGAAACGCTTCCCGACCGGGACCTACGCCATCTGGTATCCGATGCTTTCCAAGCTCGATGCGCGCCAGTTACCGGGCAAGCTGAAGAACCTCGGTGCCAAGAACTGGCTGCACGCCACGCTCGAAGTCAAAGCTGCCGCCCGCGACGGTTTCGGCATGAACGGCAGCGGCATGTTCATCATCAACCCGCCGTGGACGCTGGAACGCAAGCTGCACGAAACCCTGCCCAAACTGACCGAACTGATGGCTCAGGGCGAAGGTGCGAAATACACGCTGGAAAGCCAGACCGACTAA
- a CDS encoding cation:proton antiporter, with amino-acid sequence MQSNTVLVVLMLLSAALVVVFVARKCRLPSLLAYLAIGIALGPHGLKLLSETAEVETLAEFGVAFLMFSIGLEFSIGKLRAMQSMVLGFGGGQVLLTAAATTAVALFGYGQRWESGLVVGMAVAMSSTAIVARMLSERFELHSRSGRQTMGVLLFQDIAVVPCLILFPALARPQDDLGQAILIAAAQTIVVLAVLIGLGKRPLRMLLDLVAHRRSEELFVLTTLWIVLALGYATHAAGLSLALGAFIGGMLISETMYRHQVEADIRPFRDILLGLFFVTVGMMLDLSYVLSHIPLLLLAVFLLIGGKAAVVLLLSRSTGSSLDVCLRTAAQLSQAGEFGLVLIQLGFELKLIGDDVFQVTLSAMLISMFVAPFLIEWATRLSGQLAKGDWAHKAKAIHDIAVGAFSMDQHVIICGYGKTGERVARFLSAEEISFVALDLNPATVKQAAPPHGVLLFGSADRPEVLKAAGLSRSRGVVVAYHDVHSAERVVRLIRQDFPALPIVVRVADEGAVARLKSAGATEVVPEVLEGSLMIAAEVLVQLGVPVEQAMRRVRSVRAERYASLRRFYDASAEQGKP; translated from the coding sequence ATGCAATCGAATACTGTCCTGGTCGTTCTCATGCTGCTCAGCGCAGCACTGGTGGTTGTCTTTGTCGCCCGCAAGTGTCGTCTTCCCTCCTTGCTGGCTTATCTGGCCATAGGGATCGCACTGGGGCCGCACGGTCTGAAGCTGTTGTCGGAAACTGCCGAGGTCGAAACGCTGGCCGAGTTTGGCGTGGCCTTCCTGATGTTCTCGATCGGGCTGGAATTCAGCATTGGCAAATTGCGCGCCATGCAATCCATGGTGCTCGGTTTTGGCGGTGGGCAGGTTTTGCTGACCGCGGCAGCAACGACGGCCGTGGCCTTGTTCGGTTATGGCCAGCGCTGGGAATCCGGGCTGGTGGTCGGCATGGCCGTCGCCATGTCTTCGACTGCCATTGTCGCCCGCATGCTTTCCGAGCGGTTCGAGTTGCATTCCCGCTCCGGACGCCAAACCATGGGCGTGTTGCTGTTCCAGGACATTGCCGTGGTTCCCTGTCTGATTCTTTTTCCGGCGCTGGCGCGTCCGCAGGATGATCTGGGACAGGCCATCCTGATTGCCGCCGCTCAAACCATTGTGGTTCTGGCCGTGCTGATCGGACTTGGCAAACGCCCGCTGAGAATGCTGCTCGATCTGGTGGCGCATCGTCGCTCGGAAGAGTTGTTTGTCCTGACGACCTTGTGGATCGTTCTGGCCCTCGGTTATGCAACGCATGCGGCCGGACTTTCGCTGGCGCTGGGCGCGTTTATCGGCGGCATGCTGATTTCCGAGACGATGTATCGGCATCAGGTTGAGGCCGATATCCGGCCATTTCGCGACATCCTGCTCGGTTTGTTTTTTGTCACCGTCGGGATGATGCTTGATCTGTCGTATGTCCTGTCGCACATCCCCTTGCTGTTACTCGCTGTTTTTCTGCTGATCGGCGGCAAGGCAGCCGTGGTCCTACTGTTGTCGCGGTCGACCGGCAGTTCGCTGGATGTTTGCTTGCGGACTGCGGCGCAGTTATCGCAGGCTGGCGAATTTGGCCTGGTCCTGATCCAGCTGGGTTTTGAACTCAAACTGATCGGTGACGACGTTTTCCAGGTGACGTTATCGGCCATGTTGATTTCGATGTTCGTCGCTCCCTTCCTGATCGAATGGGCGACGCGTCTTTCCGGACAGTTGGCCAAGGGCGACTGGGCGCACAAGGCCAAAGCGATCCACGATATTGCGGTGGGTGCCTTTTCGATGGATCAGCACGTGATTATTTGCGGTTACGGCAAAACAGGCGAGCGCGTGGCGCGCTTTCTCTCTGCCGAGGAAATCTCGTTTGTGGCGCTTGATCTCAATCCCGCCACGGTCAAGCAGGCAGCGCCACCGCATGGCGTACTGCTGTTTGGTAGTGCCGATCGCCCCGAAGTGCTCAAGGCGGCTGGCTTGTCGCGCTCGCGTGGTGTCGTGGTCGCCTATCATGACGTGCATTCTGCCGAGCGCGTCGTTCGCCTGATTCGCCAGGATTTCCCGGCGCTGCCGATTGTCGTTCGGGTGGCCGACGAAGGTGCGGTGGCGCGGCTGAAGTCGGCAGGGGCGACCGAAGTGGTGCCCGAAGTGCTCGAAGGCAGCTTGATGATTGCCGCCGAGGTACTTGTTCAGTTGGGGGTGCCTGTCGAGCAGGCGATGCGTCGGGTACGCTCTGTGCGCGCTGAACGCTATGCCTCGCTGCGTCGTTTTTACGATGCTTCGGCCGAGCAGGGGAAGCCCTGA
- a CDS encoding nucleotide pyrophosphohydrolase, with the protein MSDLNALTAALLAFRDARDWRQFHTLRNLILSLNLEASELLELTQWKSDVEIDALPDDPASREALSDECADVLLYLLLIADKSGIDLIEAAQAKLLKNAAKYPVDKAFGSREKYTRLG; encoded by the coding sequence ATGAGTGATTTGAATGCGTTGACCGCAGCATTGCTGGCCTTTCGCGATGCCCGCGACTGGCGGCAGTTCCATACGTTGCGCAACCTGATTTTGTCGCTCAACCTTGAGGCGAGTGAGTTACTCGAATTGACCCAATGGAAAAGCGATGTCGAAATCGATGCCTTGCCGGATGACCCGGCCAGCCGCGAAGCACTGAGCGATGAGTGCGCCGACGTGCTTCTCTACTTGCTGCTGATTGCCGACAAAAGCGGCATCGACCTCATTGAGGCGGCGCAGGCCAAGCTGCTCAAAAACGCCGCGAAGTACCCGGTCGACAAAGCCTTCGGCTCACGCGAAAAATATACCCGCCTAGGCTGA
- the dapC gene encoding succinyldiaminopimelate transaminase, with product MNPHLAQLQPYPFEKLRALFAGVTPNPQYKEIKLSIGEPQHLTPPFIMEALAKGLNGLANYPTTQGIPALRQAIAAWCDRRYGLTLNAETEILPVNGSREALFSFAQTVIDPSRGHVPLVVSPNPFYQIYEGAAYLSGAEPRFLNNLPDNDFAFDYSELSEEEWARVQLFYVCSPGNPTGKVLSLEDWKTLFALSDKYGFIIASDECYSEIYFDEANPPIGGLQAAKLLGRSNERLVMFSSLSKRSNVPGMRSGFVAGDEKIIKKFLLYRTYHGCAMAPPVQTASVAAWNDEAHVLDNRNQYREKFAACTPLIGEVLGTAMPDASFYLWAKTPIADTEFARGLLEHYNVVVLPGSFLAREIRGVNPGANFVRIALVASLDECLEAAGRIRQFAQQL from the coding sequence GTGAATCCGCATCTCGCCCAACTCCAGCCCTACCCTTTCGAAAAGCTGCGCGCGCTGTTCGCCGGCGTGACCCCGAACCCGCAATACAAGGAGATCAAACTCTCCATCGGCGAACCGCAACACCTGACGCCGCCTTTCATCATGGAAGCCCTGGCCAAGGGCCTGAACGGTCTGGCCAACTACCCGACGACGCAAGGCATCCCGGCGCTGCGCCAGGCCATTGCCGCGTGGTGCGATCGCCGCTACGGATTGACGCTGAACGCCGAGACCGAGATTCTCCCGGTCAACGGCTCGCGCGAGGCACTTTTCTCCTTCGCCCAGACGGTGATCGATCCGAGCCGTGGCCACGTTCCGCTGGTCGTCAGCCCGAACCCGTTCTACCAGATCTACGAAGGTGCCGCCTACCTGTCCGGCGCTGAACCCCGTTTCCTGAACAACCTGCCGGACAATGATTTCGCTTTTGACTACAGCGAACTGTCCGAAGAAGAATGGGCCCGCGTCCAGTTGTTCTACGTCTGCTCGCCGGGTAACCCGACCGGCAAGGTACTGTCGCTGGAAGACTGGAAGACGCTGTTCGCCCTGTCCGACAAATACGGCTTCATCATCGCCTCCGACGAGTGCTACTCGGAAATCTATTTCGACGAAGCCAATCCGCCGATCGGTGGCCTGCAGGCTGCCAAGCTGCTCGGCCGCAGCAACGAACGGCTGGTCATGTTCTCCAGCCTGTCGAAGCGCTCCAACGTGCCGGGCATGCGTTCCGGTTTCGTCGCCGGTGACGAAAAAATTATCAAGAAATTCCTGCTCTATCGCACCTACCACGGCTGCGCCATGGCCCCTCCGGTGCAGACCGCTTCGGTCGCCGCCTGGAACGACGAGGCGCACGTGCTCGACAACCGCAATCAGTACCGCGAAAAATTCGCTGCCTGCACGCCGCTGATCGGCGAAGTGCTCGGCACTGCGATGCCGGATGCCAGCTTCTACCTGTGGGCAAAAACGCCGATCGCCGATACCGAGTTCGCCCGGGGTCTGCTCGAACACTATAATGTCGTGGTTCTGCCCGGCAGCTTCCTTGCCCGTGAAATCCGGGGCGTCAATCCCGGTGCCAATTTCGTTCGCATTGCGCTGGTCGCTTCACTCGATGAGTGTCTTGAAGCCGCCGGCCGTATTCGTCAATTCGCCCAACAACTGTAA